From the genome of Nocardia sp. NBC_01503, one region includes:
- a CDS encoding DUF5666 domain-containing protein → MTNPSDPWSRRPEPEPGEEPTERVAHPTEQVGYPSEVADPHGAAPTISPTEYFAQQQGPEATRVLPPYDASWGGYETGGGYAPPTASYPQGYAPSGVAGYGQMPGPEGGVSYGQTGGPGGYQPGGFPQQPGPPQPPRKTGMWIGIAIAALVLVALAGVLAGVLLANKDSSDTSAAASTTRTSGLAFPGLPGNTSSQPLPSGIPEIPGLGDIDSLGANMGTLASNDGTTLTMTTLSGTTVTVHTDERTQVISLGSTKVADLPVGEMVMVQGDKSADGSIQAKLIISTSLPGGTR, encoded by the coding sequence ATGACCAACCCGAGCGATCCGTGGTCGCGGCGGCCCGAACCTGAGCCCGGGGAGGAGCCGACCGAGCGGGTCGCGCACCCCACCGAGCAGGTCGGGTACCCCTCGGAAGTCGCCGATCCCCACGGTGCGGCCCCCACCATTTCGCCCACCGAGTACTTCGCACAGCAGCAGGGACCCGAGGCCACCCGGGTGCTGCCGCCGTATGACGCCAGTTGGGGCGGATACGAGACGGGCGGCGGGTACGCACCACCCACCGCGAGTTATCCCCAGGGGTACGCCCCGAGCGGTGTCGCCGGATACGGGCAGATGCCCGGGCCCGAGGGCGGCGTGAGCTACGGCCAGACCGGCGGCCCCGGCGGTTATCAGCCCGGGGGCTTCCCACAGCAGCCCGGCCCACCGCAGCCGCCCCGCAAAACCGGTATGTGGATCGGCATCGCGATCGCGGCCCTCGTCCTCGTCGCGCTGGCCGGTGTGCTGGCGGGAGTGCTTCTGGCGAACAAGGATTCGTCCGATACCTCCGCCGCGGCCAGCACCACCCGCACCAGCGGACTCGCGTTCCCCGGTTTACCCGGAAACACCTCTTCACAGCCGCTGCCCAGCGGCATCCCGGAGATTCCGGGCCTGGGCGATATCGACTCTCTCGGTGCGAATATGGGCACGCTCGCGAGCAATGACGGCACCACCTTGACCATGACCACCCTCTCCGGCACTACGGTGACCGTGCACACCGACGAACGGACGCAGGTGATTTCGCTGGGCAGTACCAAGGTGGCGGACCTGCCGGTGGGCGAAATGGTGATGGTCCAAGGCGATAAATCCGCCGACGGCTCGATCCAGGCCAAGCTCATCATCAGCACGTCTTTACCCGGCGGAACCCGGTGA